TCGTCTTCGGGCTCGTGATCTTCGTTCACGAGTTCGGCCATTTCCTCGCCGCCAAGGCGCTGGGCGTCTACGCGCCGCGATTCTCGATCGGCTTCGGGCCGTCGATTTTCAAGTTTCGGCGCGGCGAGACGGAATACATCCTCGCGTGGCTGCCCCTCGGCGGCTACGTGCGCATGGCGTCGCGCCACGACGCGGAGACGGCGTTCCTCGAGGGCGGCAACGAAGAGCAGGGCGCCAAGAAGGAGACCGATCCCGACTTCGATCCGAACGCGATGGTGCCGTTCGGTCCCAAGCCCGTTCCCGAGAATCGCTGGTTCGAGAGCAAACCGCTGTGGGGGCGGATCATCATCATGCTCGCGGGCGTCGTGATGAACGCGCTGCTCGCGATCGTCGTCGCCACGGCGCTGGTCGCGCGCCAGGGCCGGGACGTGGTCCCCTCAACAGTTGTGGGGAGCGTCAAAGCCGTTCCGGGCGCGCCGCTCCTTGCGCAGCTCCAGACCGGCGACACGATCAAGTCCGTGAACGGCTCGCCCGTCGCGAGCTGGAACGACGTCGAGCGGCACATCCTGGAGAGCGGCGACGTCGTGGAATTCACGACGCAGCGCAGCAGCATGCGCATCGGGCTCGATGCGGCGCGCGGGGCCACGCCGGAAACCATCGCCGACGCGGTATTGTACTTCCTCGCGCCGGTGATCGATTCGATCGTGCCGGGCGATCCCGCGTCGCACGCGGGATTGCAGCGTGGCGATTCGATCGTGAGCGTCAACGGCCATTCGGTACGCGTGTGGACCGACATGGTGGATGAGGTCAGCCCGTCGGCGGGCAAGCCGCTGAGCTTCGTGTTCATGCGCGGCGGTGCGCGCGATTCGCTCACGATCACGCCGAAAGCGGTCGAGGAGCCCGATCCGGAGACGGGCGCGGTGCACACGGTCGGCAAGATCGGCGCGGCGGCGCGGAACCCTGTCGTGCACGAGGACGTCTCGTTTTTTGCTTCGATCGGCTACGGCTGGCGCGTGACGCTTGCCGATGCGGGCGCGGTGTTCCGCGTGCTCCACCAGATCGGGACGGGTCAGCAGTCCGTGAAACAGCTCGGCGGGCCGATCGCGATCACGCGCGCGGCGGTCAGCGCGGCGCAGAGCGGCTTCGACGTGTTGTTCCGGCTGATCGCGCTGCTCAGCATCAACGTCGCCGTGCTCAATCTCCTTCCGATTCCGATTCTCGACGGCGGCCAGATTCTGATCAACGTGTTGGAATCGGCGAAGGGCAGTCCGTTCAGCATGCGCACGCGGGAGTACATCCTGCGGTTTGGACTGTTCGCCATTGCCTTGTTGTTCGTGATCGTGATGTACAACGACACCCGCGCCGGGTTCGCGAAGATGTTCGGGTGGATCGGACACCTCTTCGGAGCCTGACCGGCTCGGCTTGTGGCCGAGCCGCAAGCTCCCGCTTTACTTCGGCTTAGGCCCTGTTTACCATTCATAGCTACCCGCTAACTACAGCAGGCCGCCAACGTGGCGGCGTTCATTCAGTCATCGATCCATGGCTTTCGACAAAGCACCCACCGTCACGAAGTACCGCACGCACGAAACCGACGCCGGCTCGACCCGCGTCCAGGTCGCGATTCTCACCGACCGCATCAATTATCTGAACGACCATTTCCGCGCCCACCAGAAGGACCACCACAGCCGTCGTGGTCTCCTCAAAATGGTCGGAAGACGCCGTCGCCTCCTGAACTACCTCAAGCGGACCGATGTCGACGGTTACCGCAAGATCGTCCAGGAACTGGGCCTCCGGTACTAAATCGACGGCATGAACGATCGCGCGGGCGCACCTATTGCGGCCCGCGCGTTTTGTATCTCCCCGAACAACATTTCCAGGCAGTCACGCGCTGTCCCACGCCTTTTTCCAGGCTTTTGAGCAATGATGCAACGCGTCGAAAAGACCTTTGCCGGACGTAAGCTCGTCATCGAGACCGGCCGCATGGCCAAGCAGGCCGCCGGCTCCGCGCTCGTCCAGTTTGGCGATACCATGGTGCTCGCCGCCGTTACCGTCAGCGACACCCAGAGCCCCCTCGACTTCTTCCCGCTTCTCGTCGAGTATCGCGAGAAGACCTACGCCGCGGGAAAGATTCCCGGCGGCTACATCAAGCGCGAAGGACGCCCCAGCGATGCCGAAATTCTCTCGGCGCGCATTATCGATCGGTCCATCCGGCCGCTCTTCCCTGAAGGCTTCAAGAACGAAGTCCAGGTCTTCATCTACGTCATCTCCGCCGATCAGGAAAACGCCGCCGACGTGCTCGCCCTCGTCGCCGCGTCGTTCGCGCTGAACGCGTCGAAGATTCCGTTCACCACGCCCGTCGCCGCCACGCGCGTCGGCCGCATTCAGGACAAGTGGGTCCTGAACCCGACGTTCCAGCAGCTCGCGTACAGCGACATGGAAATCGTCGTCGCCGGCGGCACGGACTTCATCAACATGGTCGAAGGCGGTGCGCTCGAAGTCTCGGAAGAAGACGTGGTCGAGGCGCTCACCGTCGGACAGAAGGGCATTCGCGAGCTCATCGCCGCGCAGGAAGAACTGCTCAAGCAGATGGGCAGCGATCGCCCGAAGAAGATGGAGTGGAAAAAGGCCGAGATCGACAAGACGCTCAGCGCCAAGGTCAACGACCTCGCGAACGGCAAGATCAAGGATGCGCTCAATCAGAAGGACAAGCACACGCGCATCGAAGCGGTCGAGAAGGTGAAGAAGGAAATCGCCGAAGGGCTGATGACCGACTTCCCCGACAACAGCAAGGACATCAAGACGCTGCTCGGCGACGTCGAGTACACGCAGCTTCGCTCGCAGGTGCTCGACACCGGCTTCCGCGTCGACGGCCGCAAGTCGAACGAAGTGCGTCCGATCACGATCGACACCGGCCTGATTCCCCGCGCGCACGGTTCCGCGTTGTTCACGCGCGGACAGACGCAGGCGCTGGTCACTGCCACACTCGGCACTGCCAACGACGTGCAGCGTTATGAAAGTGTGAACGAGCCGAAGGAATCGACGAAGTCGTTCATGCTGCACTACAACTTCCCGCCGTTCTCCACCGGCGAAGTGCGGCCGATGCGCGGCACCTCGCGCCGCGAGATCGGCCACGGCAATCTCGCCGAGCGCGCAATTCAGGGCGTGTTGCCGGCGTTCGAGGAATTCCCGTACACGATTCGCATCGTGTCCGACATTCTCGAGTCGAACGGATCGTCGTCCATGGCGTCGGTCTGCGGCGCGTCGCTCGCGTGCTTCGATGCGGGCGTGCCGATTCACGCGGCGGTCGCCGGCGTGGCGATGGGCTTGATCAAGGAAGGCAGCAAGTACGCGATCCTCACCGACATTCTCGGAACCGAGGATCACTTGGGCGACATGGACTTCAAGGTCGCCGGCACGCGCACGGGCATCACCTCCATTCAGATGGACATCAAGATCGAGGGGCTCGACCTCA
This is a stretch of genomic DNA from Gemmatimonadaceae bacterium. It encodes these proteins:
- the rseP gene encoding RIP metalloprotease RseP, whose translation is MLAWLAPILVFGLVIFVHEFGHFLAAKALGVYAPRFSIGFGPSIFKFRRGETEYILAWLPLGGYVRMASRHDAETAFLEGGNEEQGAKKETDPDFDPNAMVPFGPKPVPENRWFESKPLWGRIIIMLAGVVMNALLAIVVATALVARQGRDVVPSTVVGSVKAVPGAPLLAQLQTGDTIKSVNGSPVASWNDVERHILESGDVVEFTTQRSSMRIGLDAARGATPETIADAVLYFLAPVIDSIVPGDPASHAGLQRGDSIVSVNGHSVRVWTDMVDEVSPSAGKPLSFVFMRGGARDSLTITPKAVEEPDPETGAVHTVGKIGAAARNPVVHEDVSFFASIGYGWRVTLADAGAVFRVLHQIGTGQQSVKQLGGPIAITRAAVSAAQSGFDVLFRLIALLSINVAVLNLLPIPILDGGQILINVLESAKGSPFSMRTREYILRFGLFAIALLFVIVMYNDTRAGFAKMFGWIGHLFGA
- the rpsO gene encoding 30S ribosomal protein S15; translation: MAFDKAPTVTKYRTHETDAGSTRVQVAILTDRINYLNDHFRAHQKDHHSRRGLLKMVGRRRRLLNYLKRTDVDGYRKIVQELGLRY
- a CDS encoding polyribonucleotide nucleotidyltransferase, which produces MMQRVEKTFAGRKLVIETGRMAKQAAGSALVQFGDTMVLAAVTVSDTQSPLDFFPLLVEYREKTYAAGKIPGGYIKREGRPSDAEILSARIIDRSIRPLFPEGFKNEVQVFIYVISADQENAADVLALVAASFALNASKIPFTTPVAATRVGRIQDKWVLNPTFQQLAYSDMEIVVAGGTDFINMVEGGALEVSEEDVVEALTVGQKGIRELIAAQEELLKQMGSDRPKKMEWKKAEIDKTLSAKVNDLANGKIKDALNQKDKHTRIEAVEKVKKEIAEGLMTDFPDNSKDIKTLLGDVEYTQLRSQVLDTGFRVDGRKSNEVRPITIDTGLIPRAHGSALFTRGQTQALVTATLGTANDVQRYESVNEPKESTKSFMLHYNFPPFSTGEVRPMRGTSRREIGHGNLAERAIQGVLPAFEEFPYTIRIVSDILESNGSSSMASVCGASLACFDAGVPIHAAVAGVAMGLIKEGSKYAILTDILGTEDHLGDMDFKVAGTRTGITSIQMDIKIEGLDLKIMKEALAQAKEGRLHILGEMDKALPEKRGDLSPWAPRIVTMNISPEKIGDLIGPKGKTIRGIQDETGAELTVDDTGLVTIAAVGGESMERARQMVAALTAEPVVGETYEGMVKTTTPFGAFVEIMPGTEGLVHISEMRHERTEKTEDVVKKGDRVKVKLIDRDERGRLRLSMKALVPRPEGMPEPEPRERSGGEGGEGGEGGDRPRRERSEGGGRGGSRGGRGGRGGGERSRRD